A region of the Helicobacter ganmani genome:
AGCCCTTGAGAAAAATCGGGCAAAAATCTCTCCAAAAGGTTTTCCAAAGTCGGAATCGGAAGCCCAAAATCTCGCATTTTCTCTATGTCCTTTGCATTATCCTCTGCAAATAATTTTAACTTTAAATTTGTATTCAACGCACATTTAAGCCCGAAGTTGTATTCCCTAAATGCAGCATTTCCATAGAGTTGAATGCGATTCTCAAACTCGCTAAAATCGCTAAAAATATAGCGTCCCACATAATGATAATACCCACCAAAAAGTTCATCAGCCCCCTGCCCATCTAAGACGACCTTACAATAAGGAGCAATAGATTTAAAAAGCAAATATTGCGAATAGATTGAAAAACTGCGAAAAATCTCATCTTGCGTATAGCACAAACTTTGCAATTCCTCTGCAATAGAATCCAAACTCGGAGAAACAAAATGGATTGGAATCTTTAAATCCTCTGCAAGTCGCTTGATATGCGCACTCTCATCACCTTGCGTATTGTCCTTAAAGTTCAGCCCAAAATAGCGACAATCTATCTTTTCTCGTGCAATAAAATGCGCCAAGATGGAGCTATCCACCCCGCCTGAAACGCAAAGAGCAAGCGGAACATCAGAGCGCAAACGAATCTTTGTCGCATCAAAAAGCAAAGATTCCAACTCCTCTAGCGCGTTTTGTAGAGTCTTTTCATCACTTGGAACGCTTTTAATCGCCTCAAAATTCGGCTCAAAATCCCAATATTTTTGGAATCTTAAACTGCTATCACCTAGCTTCAAGTGTGCAAAATGCGCTGGAGGAAAATTTAAGATTCCTTGATAAATACTCTTTTTGGAATCCCCATTACTAAAGAGCAGCCACTTTGCGACCTCATCTAAATCAAAACTAAAAGATTCCACAGCCAAAAACGCCTTAATCTCGGAGGCAAAAAAGAATTTATCCCCCCTAAAAGAGTAGAACAAGGGCTTATTACCCAATCTATCTCGCGCCAAAAAAAGCGAGGAATCCCGCTTATCATAAATGCAAAAGGCAAAATCTCCATTGAATTTTTGCAAACATTTCTCCCCCCAAACTGCGTAAGAATGTAGTAAAACCTCTGTATCACTTGTCGTAAAAAAGGGGATTCCTAGACTTTCTAGCTCTGCTCTTAGTTCCAAATAATTATAAATCTCTCCATTAAACACAAGCAAAAAATGCGGACAATAGGGCGAAGTAAAGGGCTGATTCGCCTCACATTGCAAGTCAATAATGCTTAGGCGATTATGTGCAAAGGAAAAATTCTCATCACTAAAGCTCCCTTTCGCGTCTAATCCCCTATGGAGCATAGTTTCAGATGCCTTTTGCACCACCTCTAGCGCATAATTCCCTCCGCAAATACTACACATTAGTTTAGGATTCCATTACTTTTTGCACCACTTGCGCAATCTCTTTGATTTCAGATTCCTGCAAATAAGGATTCATTGGCAGGCTTAAAACTTCCTCACTTGCTAATTCCGTATTAGGAAAATCGCCTTTTTTGTAGCCTAAAGGCGCAAAACATTCTTGCAAATGTAAGCCCAAAGGATAATGAATCGCACTTGGGATTCCGCTATCTTTTAGCTTCTCTTGTATTTTTTCGCGATTTTTCACGCGCAAAGTGTATTGCGCAAACACACTACTTCGCCCCTCCAAAACTCTAGGAATCACGACATTTGCGCTACTTAAGTAATGATTGTAAAGTTTAGCTACCTTGTTTCTTGCTGCAATATCCTGCGCAAAATACTTTAGTTTAATCCTTAAAACTGCAGCTTGTAATGCGTCTAATCTCCCGCCAATTCCAACAAATTGATGCACATATCTTGACTTCTCCCCGTGCAATCTCAAGCTTGCAATTTTCTTTGCTAAACTCTCCTCTTGAGTAAAAACCGCTCCTCCATCTCCATAGCAGCCCAAAGGTTTCGCAGGGAAAAAGCTTGTTGTAGCAATCGCGCCAAATGTGGAATCCTTGCGACCTAAAAACTCTGCGCCAAAGCTCTGTGCGCCATCAAGGATTAATTTAAGATTCCGCTCCTTGCAAATGTGCTCTAACTTTTCTAAATTCGGTGGTTGCCCATAGAGGCTAACGGCTAGAATCGCCTTTGTCTTAGGCGTGATTTCTTGCTCAATCAAATCACAATCCAAATTATAATCCTCTAAGGATATATCTACAAAAACGGGCTTAATCCCCAAAAGCGCAATCATTTCAGCAGTGGCAATAAAAGTAAAAGGAGTGGTAATCACCTCATCACCCGCCTTAACTCCTAAAGCCATTAATGCAAGGAGTAGCGCGGAACTTCCGCTAGAGCAACTCACCGCATAGCCACCACCGACAAACTCCGCTAACTCTTTCTCTAGGGATTCCACTTCGCTTCCCATAATAAACTGCGCATTTCTACATACTCTTAAAACAGCTTCTTCAATCTCCTCTTTATGTGCTTTATGCGATTCTTTTAAATTTGCAAAATCAATCATTTCGTTTCCTTATCTAAAACTTCCAAAACAGAATCACGCAATTTATAGCAACTACCATCAAAACTATCTCTTGCAATTCCGTATTCATCAAACTCTAAGCGCATTCCCGCCTTATCTACAAAGCCAATTTGACACGCAGGATTCCCTACCATTAGCGCGTAAGGTGGCACATCACGCACGATGACTGCTCCCGCACCGATTAACGCGTATTCCCCAATCGTGATTCCACAAACAATCGTAACATTTGCACCAATGGAGCAGCCCTCTTTAAGCAGAGTTTTCTTAAATTCCTCTCTGCGATTGATGAAACTGCGCGGATTTAGGACATTTGTAAAAACCATAGAAGGTCCTAAAAACACATTATCCTCGCATTCTACGCCCTCATAAATGCTGACATTATTCTGCACTTTTACGCCCTTTCCGATTCTAACCTTTGGACCCACCACGCAATTTTGCCCAAAGGAGCAGTTCTCTCCGATTTCACTTCCACTTAGAATATGGCTAAAATGCCAAATCTTGCAGCCCTTTCCTATGCGGACATTCTCATCAATTATAGCGGTATGATGGGCAAAATAATTTGTTTTCTCACTCATTGCACTGCCATTTTTGTTTATAAGCTTCAAAATGATTCATCATTTCCTTTTCCTCTATGGGCTTCATTCTTTTGGTGCTTTGCATTTGTGGAATCTCATCATAAGGATTGCTAGGATTTTGCAAATGGTATTTAAAATTAGCAATAAGTGCGATTTCATTCTCATAATGCCTCCGCGCTAGTGTATGCAGTGTGTCGCTTTCATACACTTGCGTAGGCATTACCGCGACAATCTCGCCGCTATCTACTTCCTTATTAATGTAATGCAATGTTACGCCCAAAGGTCTATCCTCTAAAATCGCCCATTTAAACGAATCCAATCCGCGCGAATTGGGGATAATTCCGGGGTGAGCGTTTAGAACTTTCTTGCCCTTTAAGCATTCTTGCGAGAGGATTCCGCAGCCTGTGATTACATAAATATCGCATTCATTTGGAATCTCTGCATCACTAGCGCATTCTTGATATTTGAGATTCCATTTTGCTGCAATTTCTTTCGCACTTATTGCTTCGCTTTGCTTTGGTCTATGGGAGAATAGCACTGCTCTTTCCTCCCTACTCACAAATGGCAGGGCATATAAGCATAAATCCCCCCCCCCCCGCAGAATCGTTTAATAAGAAGCTGTTTAAAACCTGCTCTGTTTTTAAATGGGGAGATTGATAGGTGATAATGCCTATTTTGTGAAATCTTTGCATTTTATTTCCTTTATTTTGAAATTGTTTTGCAAAAGGGGTGGTAATCACCCACTAACCCTAAAGGCTCGGTATTTCGGATTTGATGCACTATTTGGATAGAAGGCTTTGCATCTTGCAATCCAAAGCCTCCCCCCTTTAAAATATCACAATAACTTTGTGCATGTAAATCAGTAAATCCTTCACTAAACTCTACAGATTCCCCATTAATACTAATTAGTCTAAAAGTGCGTTTGTTTTGTTCTAATGCCTCTTTTGGTAGTGTTGTAGAATCCACAGATAAAAACCACCGCACTCTTGCATGCTTTAACTCTAGGATTCCACTTGCACTCTGTGCGTCTAATAAATGCACTTGACTATCCCGCACCTCTCCAAAAATCCAAGAAAGCATGTCAAAAAAATGCACACCTATATTTGTTGCTACCCCACCACTTTTGGTAATATCGCCTTTCCACGAGATGAAATACCATTTCCCTCTTGAAG
Encoded here:
- the asnB gene encoding asparagine synthase (glutamine-hydrolyzing) yields the protein MCSICGGNYALEVVQKASETMLHRGLDAKGSFSDENFSFAHNRLSIIDLQCEANQPFTSPYCPHFLLVFNGEIYNYLELRAELESLGIPFFTTSDTEVLLHSYAVWGEKCLQKFNGDFAFCIYDKRDSSLFLARDRLGNKPLFYSFRGDKFFFASEIKAFLAVESFSFDLDEVAKWLLFSNGDSKKSIYQGILNFPPAHFAHLKLGDSSLRFQKYWDFEPNFEAIKSVPSDEKTLQNALEELESLLFDATKIRLRSDVPLALCVSGGVDSSILAHFIAREKIDCRYFGLNFKDNTQGDESAHIKRLAEDLKIPIHFVSPSLDSIAEELQSLCYTQDEIFRSFSIYSQYLLFKSIAPYCKVVLDGQGADELFGGYYHYVGRYIFSDFSEFENRIQLYGNAAFREYNFGLKCALNTNLKLKLFAEDNAKDIEKMRDFGLPIPTLENLLERFLPDFSQGLWLDTISFNLPNLLRYEDRNAMAFGIENRTPFTDFRVVEFAFRISESFKISKGYSKFILRLLLEKLGSKELAWRRDKIGFSAPEFCLMQTLGYNASSLFDIRLVIFETLKGRL
- a CDS encoding DegT/DnrJ/EryC1/StrS family aminotransferase, which codes for MIDFANLKESHKAHKEEIEEAVLRVCRNAQFIMGSEVESLEKELAEFVGGGYAVSCSSGSSALLLALMALGVKAGDEVITTPFTFIATAEMIALLGIKPVFVDISLEDYNLDCDLIEQEITPKTKAILAVSLYGQPPNLEKLEHICKERNLKLILDGAQSFGAEFLGRKDSTFGAIATTSFFPAKPLGCYGDGGAVFTQEESLAKKIASLRLHGEKSRYVHQFVGIGGRLDALQAAVLRIKLKYFAQDIAARNKVAKLYNHYLSSANVVIPRVLEGRSSVFAQYTLRVKNREKIQEKLKDSGIPSAIHYPLGLHLQECFAPLGYKKGDFPNTELASEEVLSLPMNPYLQESEIKEIAQVVQKVMES
- a CDS encoding acyltransferase, which translates into the protein MSEKTNYFAHHTAIIDENVRIGKGCKIWHFSHILSGSEIGENCSFGQNCVVGPKVRIGKGVKVQNNVSIYEGVECEDNVFLGPSMVFTNVLNPRSFINRREEFKKTLLKEGCSIGANVTIVCGITIGEYALIGAGAVIVRDVPPYALMVGNPACQIGFVDKAGMRLEFDEYGIARDSFDGSCYKLRDSVLEVLDKETK
- a CDS encoding formyltransferase family protein, translating into MLFSHRPKQSEAISAKEIAAKWNLKYQECASDAEIPNECDIYVITGCGILSQECLKGKKVLNAHPGIIPNSRGLDSFKWAILEDRPLGVTLHYINKEVDSGEIVAVMPTQVYESDTLHTLARRHYENEIALIANFKYHLQNPSNPYDEIPQMQSTKRMKPIEEKEMMNHFEAYKQKWQCNE